Genomic segment of Deltaproteobacteria bacterium:
CGCTGGGCAACATTGCCATCGACCGGCGCAGCCCCGATTACATCCCGATGCTGGTGATGAATCAGATCGTCGGCGGCGGCGCCACTGGGCGTTTGTTTCTCAACCTGCGCGAAGAAAAGGGCTACACCTATGGGGTCTATAGCGATTTTTCGGCGCTGCGCTATCCCGGCCCGTGGCGCGCCGGCGGCAACATGCGCACCGAGGTGACCGCGGACGCATTGGCCGAGTTTTACAATGAGATCCGCCGGATTCGCGATGAAAAAGTTCCGGCGGATGAGCTGGAAGCGAGCAAACGGTCGATCGCAGCGCGTTTCGCTTTGTCGCTGGAACAGCCGGCGACTGTGTTGGGCTTGGCTTTGCTGCGCAAGCAATACGGCTTTGCGCCTGACTATTGGGATACCTACCCGAGTAAGATCTTGGCGGTGAGAGCCGAAGACGTGCAGCGGGTGGCGCGCAAGTATCTTCACCCCGATGCCATGCAGTTGGTGGCCGTCGGCGACGCCGGAAAAATCAAAGCTGTCCTGGAAAAATACGGTCGAGTTGAGTTATTCGATAGCGACGGGCGCGCGCTCGGCGGGCCGGCGAGTTGAGCCAATTGCACAGGGAAGGGAAAGCTTTCGATGGCTGCCGATTCAAATACAACAACAGAGAAACCGGGCGCATTGGACAACCTGCGTGTGCTCGACCTCACGAGCCGGCAGGGTGGCTATTGCGGTCTGCTGCTCGCCAATCTCGGCGCCGACGTGATTCTCATGGAACCGCCGAGCGGCGACGCGATGCGCCAGCAAGGGCCGTTCAAAGGCGACACGCCGCACGCCGACGGCAGCTTGTCGTTCGCGGCGTATCACACCAACAAGCGCGGCGTCGTGCTCGATCTCGATAGCGATGCGGGGCGGCAATCGCTGCGTGAACTCGTGCGCAACGCCGATATCCTGATTGAAGACAAGCCGGTCGGGTTTCTCGACAAGCTTGGTTTAGGATATGGGGCCCTCAAAGCCATCAATCCAGCGCTGGTCATGACTTCGATCACCGGCTTCGGCCAGTCGGGCCCTTACCGCGATTTCAAGACTGCGACCATCGTCAGCTTTGCCATGGGCGGTTTGATGAATCTCTGCGGCCATCCAGGGCGTGCGCCTCTGATGGGGCCCAGCGACGTGGCGCCCCATTTGGGTTCGGTGCACGCGGCGTTTGCGACGCTCATTGCGTTGTTCAACCGGCGCATGACCGGTCAAGGCGATCACATCGACGCGTCGCTGCAAGACGTGCTGGTGGCCGATCCGTTTTTGCGCATCATGACGCGCTACAGTGTCGCCGGTGAAATACCCGAGCGCACCGGCCATAGTCAGGGCACTACCGTGGCGGAAACTTACAAGTGCAAAGACGGCTACGCGCGCATCTTCGTCAATCAAGCGGATCATTGGCGGCGTTTTGTCGAATGGCTTGGCAGTCCCGCCGAGCTTACCGATCCGGCGCTGGAAACCGTCACAAAGCGTTTCCCACTGCGGCCCACCATCGACAAATTGGTCGAAGCGCGCACGGTCGATTACACGGCGAAGGGTTTTTTCGAAGAGTTCCAAGGCAAGCGATTAGCTGCCGCGCCGATCAATTCGCCAAGCCAATTTCTCAACGACGAGCAGACGCAGCATCGGCAATACATCACCGAAGTTGAGCACAGTTATTTGGGCCGGCATCGCTTTACCGGCGACCCCTACAAGTTCTCAGCAAGTCCCTATCGCATTGGCCGTGGCGCGCCGCGATTGGGCGAACATCAAGCCTTGGTCAATGGCGCACTGTCAAAGCCGTCGCAGTGGCAAAACAAAAGCAGTGTCATGGAAGCGCAACTATTTTCCAGTGTGCGCGTGATCAGTTTTCCCACCGGCATCGTCGGACCGGCGTTGGCGAGCTTTCTCGCCGACCACGGCGCCGAAGTTATAGCCATCGAAGCGAGCCGCGGTTTGCGCAGCCCGCAGCGCGGTCAGCGTTGGCAAGTGGCGTCGGATTTGGAAAGCAATCACAGCAAGAGACGCATTGTCATCAACATGAAAAACCCCGACGGCGTGGCGCTGACCAAGCAATTGATCGCCAAGTCCGATGTCGTGGCGGAAAACTATAGCGCGCGGGTCATGGCGAGTTGGGGCTTGGACTATCCGCGCATAAAAGAGATTCGCAGCGACATCATCATGGCGAGTCTGCAAGCGTTTGGCCAAACCGGGCCGCGCCGCGATTTCGTCAGCTTTGGACCGATTCTCATGGCTTTCTCAGGCATGACTTACTTGTGGCGCGATCCGGCGATGGAGCGGCCGGGCGCCGGCTGTCAAACCGCATTTCCGGATTTTATCGCGCCTTCCTACGGCGCATTGGCGATTCTCGCCGCGCTGCATCACCGGGCGCGCACCGGGGAAGGGCAGTACATTGACATTTCGCAAGCGGAAACTGCGGCGTCGATGATCGGTCCGGCGTATCTCGATTATTTTATCAACGGCCGCGAGCCCCAGCCGGCGGGCAACGTGGTTTCCTACGCGGTGCCCCATGGCGCCTACCGTTGCAAAGGCGACGACCGTTGGTGTGCGATTGCCGTCGAGACTCAAGACGAGTGGCTCAGGTTTTGTGAGGCGACAGGCCACAAAGAGTGGGCGAGCGATGCGCGCTTCGCCGACCTGGAGGCGCGGGTGGCGAATCGAGAAGCGTTGGACGGACTCGTTGAATCGTGGACCAGCAAGCAGACGGCCCATCAGGTCATGATCGTTTTGCAGCGCGATGGCATCGCCGCCGGCGTAGTGCAAACCGCTGAGGATCTCTACCGCGATCCGCACTTGCGCGAGCGCGGTTTTTGCCGCGAGGTTTTTCACAAAGCGGTTGGTTGGGTGACCCGTGCCGGCGCGCCGGTGCGGATGACGGAATCGAAATTCTCAGGGGACGGCATCGCGCATAGCGCGGGAGATGATAATGAAGCGGTGTTCGGCGAATTGTTGGGCTTGTCCAGTGCGCAGGTAAAGGAGCTGGTCGAGCGTGAGGTTTTGCGTTAACGCGTGTCGAATTCCACTGCTTCCCGCGGTGACCCATAGGAGACATTTATGCTCCAAGGCTATAAGCTCTTCGACGCCGATGCCCACGCGATGATGAGCCCGCGGATGTGGGAAACACTGCCGCAAGAGTACTCAGTGCGCCGGCCGCGGGCGACGCGCGTCCATGATGTCGCCGACATGAACCGTTGGACCAACGGCTGGCTGGTCGAAGGGCAAATCATTCCGCACGCTCTGGGACCTAGCAGCCAGCCCGGCAACGAACCGGCGCGCGTGCTCGAAGAGTTTGGCGCGCAGACGCACACGCCGGAGTTTCCACTGAGCAGCTTCGATTTATCCGATCCGCACGCGCGCATTCGCGGCATGGACTTCATGGGCGTCGATCATCAGATGCTGTATCCCACGACGCTCTATGCGCGCATGACGCAGGATCCGGGATTCGAAGCCGCGCTCATGCGCTCGTACAATCGTTACGTGGGCAAACAATGCGCCGCGGCGCCGAAACGGCTCAAGTGGGCGGGGCTCTTGCCGCTGCGCGATGCCAGGCAGGGATGCGAGGCCGTCACCGAAATGAAAAAACTTGGCGCCACGGCAGCCGTGGTTTACGGCACCGCGGGCGACAAGTTGTTGTGCCATCCGAGTTTTGCGCCGGTGTGGGATGAGCTGCATCGCTCCGGTCTGCCGCTCTGCGTCCACATGGGCATGAGCTATCCGCCGTTCGCCGATGTTTGCAACGGACTGCTCGCCGCCCATGGCATCGGCATGAGTCTGCCCGCCATGATGGCGTTTGTCGCCATTGTCGGCCAGGGCATGCTCGACCGTTATCCCAATTTGAAGGTCGGCTTTCTTGAGTTCGGCGCCGAGTGGATTCTCTACATGGTGCCGCGCCTGGATCACTACCTGCCCATCGACCGCAGCCAGATGCCAATCAAGACCGAGGTGCCCCAGCGTACCATTGAAGACTACGTAAAATCGGGACGGATCTTTCTTGCCGGCGAAGCCGACGACAAGATGCTATCGCAGGAGATTGAGCTGCTCGGCGAAGACCAGTTGCTCTATTCCTCTGACTTGCCGCACGGCGAAGGGCGCCACAACGCCGCTAAAGAAATCATCGCGCGCACCGACATCACCGACACGCAAAAGCGCAAGATTCTCTACGACAACGCGGTCAGGTTTTTTGGCGCGCCGTGAAAAAACTTGCCAACAACAACGGCGCGAATCATTCTCCTCTTGATCGCGCCGTCGTCGATCAAAATATCCGGAAAGCGGAACGGCACTTAGCGAAAGCCGATCCGATCATGAAGCGTTTGATCGCCCAGCATGGCCACTGCCCGCTGGCCGAGCGCGAGTTTCAACCGTTTCACATGCTGGCCAACTCGATCATCAGCCAGCAGCTTTCCACCAAGGCAGCAGCGACGATCAAACAGCGGGTCGGTGCCTTGGTCGGCGTGCCGTTTCAGACCAAGCTCATTCTCTCCCGCTCTCCGGAAGATTTGCGCGGCGCCGGATTGTCGCAGGCCAAGGCCCGCTACATCCGCGAGCTGGCCGCGCGCGTCGATGACGGACGATTGACCTTCGATCAGCTGATCACGCTGGAAGACGAAGCGGTTATCGGGAAACTTGTCGAAGCGCCCGGCATCGGCCGCTGGACCGCCGAGATGTTTTTGCTTTTCGGCTTGAAGCGCATGGACGTGCTCGCTGTGGCCGACGTGGGACTGCAGCGCGCCGCGCGCAATCTTTACGGCAAGAAACGGAGGTCGGCGACACTCCTGCCACGCGTCGCCGAAGCGTGGCGGCCCTATCGCTCGATTGCGTCGTGGTATTTGTGGCGGTCGTTGGGAGGTTAACGAATAATTTCACAGGGATCTGGGTGATCCCGGAATTTGCGCACCGCGCCACACCGCCACAATCCACACGATGTCGCCTTGGATGCGATAGAAAAATCGATACGGAGAAACGATCACCTCACGGTGGGGCAATTCAGGAAACTCGGGTATACGCCGTCCAGATCGCGGAAACCGTTCAAGTCTCTTTAGAGTTTGCCGCGCCTTTGCGTCCTTTGCGTCTTTGCGCGAGTCATCTCTTTTCTTATTCGTACAGCTTCTTGATGAAGCCGCTGTCTTCAATCTCTTTGACGATGCTACTATCGATGAAAGACTTCGGATCGGCGCTGCGCGCTTTCGGATTGTCCCGCGACATGAACTCCAAAACGCTCGCGACCCCTTTAAGCGCCGGATACGGCGCGTTTTCGAAATAGCCGGACGAGTAGAGCGTGTGCGAGCGCTCGAGATATTTCACTTGCGCCGGTCCAGTGCGTAGTTTCTTTTTCATGACTTCGACGGCGTCAACCCGGTTCTTCTTAAAGTAAGCCATGCCCTCGATGTAAGACTTCATAAAGCGGATCGTGACGTCGCGATTGTTGCGCACATAGGCGCGCGTCGCGTCGATCATCGAGTGCAGATAGTAAATATCCATGTCGGCGAGGTCGGCGAGCACGCGGTAGCCTAGGTCTTCGGCGATGAAAAACGTCGGCTCGGTCAGCACCGCCGCGTCGATGGCGTTTTTCTCCAGAGCCGCCATCATGGCCGGCGACGCGTTCAATTGCAGGGTCTGAATATCATTGGGGCTCATGCCCCATTGGCGCAGCATGAGCAGCAAGACCATGTGCGATGACGCACCCAAGCGCGTGACGCCGACCCGCTTGCCGCGCAGATCTTCCGGGCGGCGGATGTCGCCGCGCGCCATGACGCGCTGCACACCTTTGTTGACGATGGAGCCGATGAAAACCACATCGGCGCCGCTCAACCCAGCGTTGATCACCGCGCCGCCGCCGGCGGTGATGAACTGCACGTCGCCGGCAATCAGCGCGCTGACGCCGCCAGCGGACGCGCCGGCGAGCACGATCACTTCCGGATCGATGCCGTGCTTTTTGAAGAACCCTCGTTCTTCAGCGATCCAGATTGCGGCGTTGATCGGCGTGTAGGAGCTGAGGCCGATGCGCAGGCGGTCGGGGGCGGAGGCGGCAAACGTGCCGCTGGCGAGCATGTTAAGAATTGCGGTGACTGTAATGAATTTAGTAATCATGTCATCAAGCCTCTGTCGTTGAGTGAAGCTAGAACAGTTCCCTCGCCCCCTGAGAGAGGGTTAGGGTGAGGGCACATGCGAAGTGTGACAGGATCATGCCACAACGCGCCCTCACCTCAATCCTCTCCCAGAGGGAGAGGAGGTAAGATCGTCGCTCGGTAATCAGTCGTTTCGAAGTTTAATGGGCTTCCAATCGATTCGGAATAACGTTAAACGCCAAATATCTCGCGAAACTCCTTGGCATACTGGTCGATATTGAGTGCGACTTCTATCGGGATACGCCGAATCTTCAACTTAGCGACCAGCGGTGTCACGTCACGCCGGGACGGCACCAGGCTTCTCCTTAATCGTTGAAGAGCGAATTCTTCACCAAATGAACTTGCGTAGATACCAGCCTAAGCTAGCGATGATAATGGCCAAAGCAAGGATACCCGTGA
This window contains:
- a CDS encoding DNA-3-methyladenine glycosylase 2 family protein encodes the protein MKRLIAQHGHCPLAEREFQPFHMLANSIISQQLSTKAAATIKQRVGALVGVPFQTKLILSRSPEDLRGAGLSQAKARYIRELAARVDDGRLTFDQLITLEDEAVIGKLVEAPGIGRWTAEMFLLFGLKRMDVLAVADVGLQRAARNLYGKKRRSATLLPRVAEAWRPYRSIASWYLWRSLGG
- a CDS encoding ABC transporter substrate-binding protein; protein product: MITKFITVTAILNMLASGTFAASAPDRLRIGLSSYTPINAAIWIAEERGFFKKHGIDPEVIVLAGASAGGVSALIAGDVQFITAGGGAVINAGLSGADVVFIGSIVNKGVQRVMARGDIRRPEDLRGKRVGVTRLGASSHMVLLLMLRQWGMSPNDIQTLQLNASPAMMAALEKNAIDAAVLTEPTFFIAEDLGYRVLADLADMDIYYLHSMIDATRAYVRNNRDVTIRFMKSYIEGMAYFKKNRVDAVEVMKKKLRTGPAQVKYLERSHTLYSSGYFENAPYPALKGVASVLEFMSRDNPKARSADPKSFIDSSIVKEIEDSGFIKKLYE
- a CDS encoding type II toxin-antitoxin system RelE/ParE family toxin, encoding MVASSKRLKTAASSRSCTNKKRDDSRKDAKDAKARQTLKRLERFPRSGRRIPEFPELPHREVIVSPYRFFYRIQGDIVWIVAVWRGAQIPGSPRSL
- a CDS encoding CoA transferase → MAADSNTTTEKPGALDNLRVLDLTSRQGGYCGLLLANLGADVILMEPPSGDAMRQQGPFKGDTPHADGSLSFAAYHTNKRGVVLDLDSDAGRQSLRELVRNADILIEDKPVGFLDKLGLGYGALKAINPALVMTSITGFGQSGPYRDFKTATIVSFAMGGLMNLCGHPGRAPLMGPSDVAPHLGSVHAAFATLIALFNRRMTGQGDHIDASLQDVLVADPFLRIMTRYSVAGEIPERTGHSQGTTVAETYKCKDGYARIFVNQADHWRRFVEWLGSPAELTDPALETVTKRFPLRPTIDKLVEARTVDYTAKGFFEEFQGKRLAAAPINSPSQFLNDEQTQHRQYITEVEHSYLGRHRFTGDPYKFSASPYRIGRGAPRLGEHQALVNGALSKPSQWQNKSSVMEAQLFSSVRVISFPTGIVGPALASFLADHGAEVIAIEASRGLRSPQRGQRWQVASDLESNHSKRRIVINMKNPDGVALTKQLIAKSDVVAENYSARVMASWGLDYPRIKEIRSDIIMASLQAFGQTGPRRDFVSFGPILMAFSGMTYLWRDPAMERPGAGCQTAFPDFIAPSYGALAILAALHHRARTGEGQYIDISQAETAASMIGPAYLDYFINGREPQPAGNVVSYAVPHGAYRCKGDDRWCAIAVETQDEWLRFCEATGHKEWASDARFADLEARVANREALDGLVESWTSKQTAHQVMIVLQRDGIAAGVVQTAEDLYRDPHLRERGFCREVFHKAVGWVTRAGAPVRMTESKFSGDGIAHSAGDDNEAVFGELLGLSSAQVKELVEREVLR